The region AACTACCACCCGCCTGGTACAAAGCCACCTGCCCTTGCGCATTCGCTATCTCTTGCTGTAGAAAATTCGAAATTGCAGTAGCAGCATACACCAAAGAGATCTCCATAGATTGGATCTGACAAGTGTCCTGATTTGCCCCGCTTGTAGGACAGGCCACACAATTCGGATCACTAGCCGAACAGGTGTTAGCATAATACTGACCGGTAAGAGACGAAGGATTCGTAGAATCTACGATCGCTTGAAAACAAGTATCCCCCGACTGACAAGCAGATGTAGAAAACTTACCCAGAGTAGAATCATAGATGCCCTGACTACAAATCGCTCCTGTATTCAAACAACTCTGCGGATAAGACAACATCTGAGATGTGGTCTTATCAAAAATGGCAAGTCCGGTCTTTCCCTGGGTAATAGCAGTCTCAATATTATTGATCAAGGTCTGAAAAGCTTTTCCATCCGCATTCAAAGAAGTATGGATTGTTGCAATATCCGTACAACCGTTCGTCGCACTAGCAGGACAACTTGCATTTACGTAAGTGTTATTCGTAGTATCATACTTTAATTGGACGCAGGAATCCCCGGACGGGCAGCTGAATACAAATTGGCTGGAACTAACATCGTATGTATAATCCGTACAATTGTCTCCCGTCGGACAAGTAGCCGAGATCACATTCCCAGAATTAGTATCCTTAATCGCAGTCACTGAATTCCACAAGAGATCATTCCCATTCAAATACTGTTGGTATCCTGCAATCGTCTGGTTGATCTGATCCTTCACACTCGACTCATACGACTGGATCTGCTGCATATATGCTTGGTACTGGGACTCGGTCTGATTGATCTGTGCGATCAGAGTCTGATAATTTGTAGAAAGATTCTGCACTGCCTGCTGATAATTCCAAAGACCATTTGCAATATTCGCATTGAACTGGCTATACCACTGCTGCTCCATACTATTCAAAGTCTGTTGAGAATTGGCTAGCAGACTAGTATCCCCGCTCTGCACCCCGCTGATGGTCGGATTTCCCCCGTTGATAAGCGAATTGAATTCCGAATCGAATTGGTTCTTCAAATTAGTGACATTTGCCAAATTGCCGCTATAGTACGCGTCTATAAATGCGTCTCGCTGGGTCTCGATCGACAGTTCTGCATCTTTCTGCCACTGAGCAAGTAAACCGGAAGCCTGACTTTCCAAAGAGTCATACACATAACTACGATAATCCTGAACACTCTGAAAACTATCCTGTGTATTGATCCCATTTACCATACTGCTAATCTGAGTCTGGATCTGGGCCTCCCATTCCGCTTGAATGACAGAATAACTTTGAAGTATAAGCGCATCCCAGGTGGTTGAACTACCCGAGTTATTCGCTACGGAAAAAGTCCCTTGCAATTGACCCTGCCATTGCTGCCAATTATATGTTTGCGGATCTAGTTGCGGAACGGTCACTGATTGGGAAAAAAGACCACCCTGTAAAAAGAATAACAAACCCAAAAGCAAATACGAGATCGGCTTAGAAAGGATATATAAGAGTTTCTTAATAAATAAGGCTCTCCTCTCAATAAAATAAACTATAAAATGAGACTTCCGATCTGTCATAACCTTTCCCAATCGATCAAACTAGAATTCCGAACTAAAAACAATATTACGCTTAAGAATAAGAACATTCGCTTTCTACACCTAACACCTAAGGAGAGGTTTCCGACACGCACCGCAGATAATATGTATTATTGGCTCCAGCCGTATAAAAACTATACCCGTAATAAAAATTCACGGTCCATATATTCCCCGTATTCTGAGCATATGGAGTAGAAGACCAAAAAAAGTCCGGGACCCCATTCCCAGACGACGCCTGTCCAGGATCAAAGATACCGTTTAACGCGGGGGCATAAGCCGACCTATCTATGATCGACTTCAACTCTTGAATAGTAGGTATTCTCCAGCTAGTCCCGTACTGAGAACAATAGGTCTTCGCGTTCGTCCATTTCATACCCACTCCACCAAGAAATGAACTATTCTTCTGACATCCTGCTGGACTCGCAGTCGTAGAATAAGAATAGGGGTAGATACAACGCTGCCAATAAAGCTTCGTTACATTATCGTTGATCACACTAGCGCTATTTGTGTTCACAGAGAATCTGGCTGTCTGAGCAGAGACCTCCTTTCCAATCCCACTGAACCCAAGCATGCATAGGATCGTAGCGACGCGAACAAGAGAACTAAAACGAATAATCTGATTCATCATCTCAAGCAATACCTATTCATCATGGAACCAAAGGATTAGAGCCAGGAACACCGGACACACAGCGAACCCAATTCGAGGCAGTGACAGGACCAAAATAAAGATCCGGATATTGAAAATCGACGTACCAAGCATTAGTAACTGTCGGGGTAAACAAAGTAGAAGTCCAGTAAGGAGCCGCATTCAAACTTCCGAATACCGAAGCCGAAGCGATCGATGGACTGCTTCCATCATAAATAGATAAAGTAGCTAACTCCTGAGCGCTTGGCAATCTCCAGTTAGTAAGAGTTGCATAACCAGCACCGCTATTTGCAATATTTAGATTCGCACAGCCATTGATTGCAGAGAAGAAATCAGTCTTCAGATTCTCTTCATCCTTCTTCCAAACAAGCTTAGTATTATAATCAAAGACTACAAGATCAGTTGGATAACTATTGCTCCAGAGCCCTCCAGGAACAGTATTACTCAGGTTCTGCGCCTTAGCATCCCCGAATGTTAAATCCTCCCCTGTTCCCGTCCGTAAGATCGGAGGCGCATAGGTATTTGCAACTTCGTAGGTAGTAGTAAGAAAGCTCTGAGTGATCGTGCTTGCCAGAGCCAAACTCGCCGCATCCTTCAAGGTGCCGGCAGCGATGGACCATTGGATCAATGCGTTTTCCGGAAAGAAAATAGAAGGCAGCCATATAACCAAAGTATCCGGCTGATTCGAACTAGCTAAGAACTGAAATTTTGCCTTACTCGTATCAATCGTCGCCCACGAACCGTATTGAAACACTTGCACAGTCAAATTAGGAGTTGAAGTCGGATCCAAAGGCTCACTAAACACCAAAGTCAGTTTACCCGGATTCGGGTTCACATCCGTTGCCCCTCCCGAAGGAGTCGCTGAAACAAGAAGCGGTGCCTGGGTATCCTTCCAAACATTGATCGTCTGACTTCCTGTCTGCATTCCGTATTCCGGTTGATTTGCCTGATTCCCAACACAGATAATCAGTGAATTCTTGCCGGCAGTAAAATTCA is a window of Leptospira semungkisensis DNA encoding:
- a CDS encoding DUF1566 domain-containing protein; translation: MMNQIIRFSSLVRVATILCMLGFSGIGKEVSAQTARFSVNTNSASVINDNVTKLYWQRCIYPYSYSTTASPAGCQKNSSFLGGVGMKWTNAKTYCSQYGTSWRIPTIQELKSIIDRSAYAPALNGIFDPGQASSGNGVPDFFWSSTPYAQNTGNIWTVNFYYGYSFYTAGANNTYYLRCVSETSP